From Halomicrobium salinisoli, the proteins below share one genomic window:
- a CDS encoding DUF7344 domain-containing protein, whose protein sequence is MGVQIEPDGAALEQIRKALRNMRRRYILYYLNHSGGAARIDELVDRIAAWEHGTASGEVPGRKRDSVYSSLYQTHLPKLEQIGLVRYDADDKRVSITEVGERVSLRCAANGSPDCRYLASIVGLDALVLALFVLRQVGAVAARTFFGLSAALIVGLSLVALWQFHVVRSWKRRYWRRGPDYILDVDES, encoded by the coding sequence ATGGGAGTCCAGATCGAACCCGACGGGGCGGCGCTGGAACAGATTCGTAAAGCCCTCCGCAACATGCGGCGCCGGTACATCCTGTACTACCTCAACCACAGCGGCGGCGCCGCGAGGATCGACGAGCTCGTCGATCGGATCGCCGCCTGGGAGCACGGCACGGCGTCGGGCGAGGTCCCCGGCCGGAAGCGCGACTCGGTGTACAGTTCGCTGTACCAGACCCACCTGCCGAAACTGGAACAGATCGGGCTCGTCCGATACGACGCCGACGACAAGCGGGTCTCCATCACGGAGGTCGGCGAGCGCGTCTCGCTCCGCTGTGCGGCCAACGGCTCCCCGGACTGCAGGTACCTGGCGTCCATCGTCGGCCTCGACGCCCTCGTGCTGGCGCTGTTCGTCCTCAGACAGGTCGGGGCCGTCGCGGCCCGGACGTTCTTCGGGCTGAGCGCGGCGCTGATCGTCGGGCTGTCGCTGGTCGCCCTCTGGCAGTTCCACGTCGTCCGCTCGTGGAAGCGCCGGTACTGGCGACGGGGGCCCGACTACATCCTCGACGTCGACGAGAGCTGA